In Centroberyx gerrardi isolate f3 chromosome 20, fCenGer3.hap1.cur.20231027, whole genome shotgun sequence, a genomic segment contains:
- the tbcc gene encoding tubulin-specific chaperone C, translated as MDVTAGESQGNGHDGEGSAVKIPERLLKRDQARTEDAERRKEAKENQSVTEEKSEFFSSTFSRERAAIEELLSGCSGADRAAAAQTLEEVTAKTQQLQKFLNDSMVFLTQYELRQAQASLQKLQTGLAEKRDEALPKKKFAFRARSKAKEEVAAAPPPADTLADAGTPADPDSAKVDGAVNSEQCGFSSMDNMVLTKTAEEIQRQDILLTHLTNCKVRLFGSPSTLHIKHVSGCEILCGPVSSSVFVDHCRDSTLAFPCQQLRTHNTTDTRVYLHVTSRAIIEDCHGVSFAPFSWSYPTLDEDFSSSGLDRDRNNWTQVDDFNWLAAGTPSPNWTVIPDVDRKTSWEP; from the coding sequence ATGGATGTAACGGCTGGAGAGTCCCAGGGAAATGGACATGACGGGGAAGGCAGTGCGGTCAAGATCCCGGAGCGGCTGCTGAAACGGGACCAGGCGAGGACGGAGGATGCCGAGCGGAGGAAGGAAGCTAAAGAGAACCAGTCTGTCACGGAGGAAAAGAGCGAGTTTTTCTCCAGCACTTTCAGCAGGGAGCGGGCGGCCATCGAGGAGCTGCTGTCCGGCTGCAGCGGAGCGGACCGGGCCGCGGCAGCCCAAACGCTGGAGGAGGTGACGGCGAAAACGCAGCAGCTACAGAAGTTCCTCAACGACAGCATGGTGTTTCTCACTCAATACGAGCTAAGACAAGCTCAAGCGTCACTGCAAAAACTACAAACTGGCCTTGCTGAGAAGAGAGATGAGGCTTTGCCCAAGAAGAAATTTGCCTTTCGAGCTCGTAGTAAAGCTAAAGAGGAAGTCGCTGCTGCACCTCCACCTGCTGACACACTTGCTGATGCTGGCACACCGGCAGATCCTGACAGTGCCAAGGTGGATGGAGCGGTGAACTCTGAGCAGTGCGGCTTCTCCAGCATGGACAATATGGTTCTGACTAAGACAGCTGAGGAGATCCAGAGACAGGACATCCTGTTGACTCACCTGACTAACTGTAAGGTCCGTCTGTTTGGCTCGCCCAGCACGCTGCACATAAAGCACGTCAGTGGCTGTGAGATCCTGTGCGGGCCGGTGTCTAGTTCTGTGTTCGTTGACCATTGTAGGGACAGTACGCTGGCCTTCCCCTGCCAGCAGCTGCGGACCCACAACACCACCGACACACGGGTGTACCTGCATGTCACCAGCCGAGCCATCATAGAGGACTGTCACGGGGTGAGCTTTGCCCCGTTCTCCTGGTCTTATCCCACCCTGGATGAGGACTTCAGCTCGTCTGGCCTGGACCGGGACCGAAACAACTGGACCCAGGTGGACGACTTCAACTGGCTCGCTGCGGGAACACCTTCCCCTAACTGGACTGTAATTCCAGATGTAGATAGAAAAACCAGCTGGGAGCCCTAG
- the bicral gene encoding BRD4-interacting chromatin-remodeling complex-associated protein-like isoform X2 has translation MDDEDDRRLLDIIGDVDALNDYLHGSNSKSIGEDDVTNAAYGSDGSFFAGNTAGSNTGLKDGSSTMGEFGEDSAGAGLQLSNSLSFIEDELGAGGSPGGVDLGGEDQPFDILQKSLLEADITEQTLAQEALLDSQPAPTPVQAPVPFPSQLVSGGYGGGVGVVTTATAAFPAGQFLQGVSQLPNGSAQHIQVLGSFGAGGGVMTLSSLERTPQIVLRPGVPVTAAGAATGGQVFAPSQGQVGQVGLPFKNIPLQNIIIQRGPGGTQTLVRPIQPKPLQAGAQTVYSLGLQPTPSTMANVANANTASPGGQYTANGSIVVHSPLGQQQAQGQTNIPPGQFLLPSSLALTPASTIHNGPADPNSNALITNQNAVQIVAGQNFTATPGGQLIVNPGVVSGGQVGGAVTQTWTGFSGANPAPVQTSSAAGRLTLVGPATAGVVSRGQVSASPVQRLLVTQNQNCTSLSPLPGVATAAQEQQDYRQNSPSPALKQDSRQAQLSNLHAVKTMTAVSQDSTLNSQVSAQKRPALPPLTRGGMILQKLRKDHAGVQTPDRSRFTSFDDALHKLLPYHVFQGAPPSHEEFSQVDEEFEFVATQVLKRTQAMVNKYRRLLMVEAERSSPSSEMVMIDRTFNQEERTNLTQDKRMVLVDPDGFLEDFCCGMKSGSVPDPLLSQSVSSPTWGQTGGDSSEPPYRTDSQPGFGDPGGGGGGDASVGGGLQPPHLESKSVLDLKKTQQRYGASNASNNSLIAASNYPQGNLPSFAATPGGQTHYQVSHHLSSHPTQPHYPPELASPPPPDTDSVLEAAVNSILEC, from the exons ATGGATGATGAGGACGATCGCCGTCTTCTGGATATTATAGG AGATGTGGATGCATTGAATGACTACCTCCACGGCTCCAACAGCAAGTCT ATTGGGGAGGATGACGTGACAAATGCAGCTTATGGGTCTGATGGATCCTTCTTTGCCGGCAACACT GCTGGCTCCAACACTGGCCTCAAAGATGGTTCCTCTACAATGGGTGAATTTGGCGAGGATTCAGCAGGGGCAGGCCTCCAGCTCTCCAACAGCCTTTCGTTCATTGAGGATGAATTGGGGGCCGGGGGCTCCCCTGGAGGGGTGGATCTTGGGGGAGAGGACCAGCCCTTCGACATCCTACAGAAGTCTCTCCTGGAGGCAGACATCACAGAGCAGACGCTGGCCCAGGAGGCCTTACTAGACTCCCAGCCTGCTCCCACCCCGGTGCAGGCACCCGttcccttcccctcccagcTGGTCTCTGGGGGTtatggagggggggtgggtgtGGTTACAACGGCAACAGCTGCGTTCCCCGCAGGCCAGTTCCTCCAAGGGGTCTCCCAGCTGCCCAATGGCTCGGCCCAGCACATCCAGGTGTTGGGTTCATTTGGGGCGGGTGGCGGGGTGATGACTCTGAGCAGCCTGGAGAGAACTCCTCAGATTGTGCTGAGGCCGGGGGTGCCCGTAACTGCAGCAGGGGCAGCAACAGGGGGGCAGGTGTTTGCCCCTTCCCAAGGGCAGGTAGGCCAAGTTGGCTTACCTTTCAAAAATATCCCCCTTCAGAACATCATCATCCAGAGAGGCCCCGGTGGGACCCAGACTCTTGTCCGACCTATCCAGCCTAAACCCCTTCAGGCTGGGGCTCAGACTGTCTACAGCCTGGGCCTTCAGCCCACTCCCTCCACCATGGCTAAtgtagctaatgctaacacCGCTAGTCCTGGGGGACAATACACAGCCAATGGATCCATCGTAGTGCACTCGCCCCTGGGGCAGCAACAAGCGCAGGGCCAGACAAATATACCACCTGGACAGTTCTTGCTGCCCAGCTCTCTGGCACTCACTCCTGCCAGCACCATCCACAACGGCCCGGCTGACCCCAACTCTAATGCCCTCATTACCAATCAGAACGCAGTGCAGATTGTTGCGGGGCAGAACTTCACGGCAACACCAGGAGGCCAGCTGATTGTGAATCCGGGTGTGGTCAGTGGCGGTCAGGTTGGAGGGGCTGTGACCCAAACATGGACAGGTTTTTCTGGTGCAAACCCCGCCCCTGTCCAGACGTCATCCGCTGCCGGGCGACTGACTCTGGTTGGCCCAGCGACTGCGGGGGTCGTGAGTCGAGGCCAAGTGTCAGCTAGCCCTGTGCAGCGCCTCCTAGTGACCCAGAATCAGAACTGCACTTCTCTATCCCCTTTGCCTGGTGTTGCTACAGCGGCGCAGGAACAACAAGACTACAGACAG aattcTCCATCGCCTGCCCTCAAACAGGACAGCCGACAGGCACAGCTCAGCAACCTCCATG CTGTGAAAACCATGACAGCTGTCAGCCAAGATTCAACGCTAAACTCGCAG GTCAGTGCACAGAAGAGGCCAGCCCTTCCACCACTTACCAGAGGAGGAAT GATTTTGCAGAAGTTGAGGAAGGATCATGCTGGAGTTCAGACCCCAGATCGCAGCCGATTCACCTCATTCGACGATGCATTGCACAAACTCCTCCCCTACCACGTGTTCCAGGGGGCTCCGCCCAGCCACGAAGAGTTCTCACAGG TGGATGAGGAATTTGAGTTTGTGGCAACTCAGGTGCTGAAGAGAACACAGGCCATGGTGAACAAATACAGACGACTACTGATGGTGGAAGCTGAG CGCTCCAGCCCATCATCAGAAATGGTGATGATTGACAGGACCTTCAACCAAGAGGAGCGCACCAACCTGACACAGGACAAACGCATGGTACTAGTAGATCCAG ACGGTTTCCTGGAGGACTTCTGTTGTGGGATGAAATCCGGCTCTGTCCCGGATCCTCTCCTTTCTCAATCTGTGTCCAGCCCTACTTGGGGACAGACAGGGGGGGACTCCTCAGAGCCGCCCTACAGGACAGACTCCCAGCCCGGGTTTGGAGACcctggagggggtgggggaggagatgCAAGCGTAGGGGGTGGGCTCCAACCTCCACACTTAGAAAGCAAGAGCGTCCTGGACCTGAAGAAGACCCAGCAACGCTACGGGGCCAGCAACGCTAGCAACAACAGCCTCATCGCCGCCAGCAATTATCCCCAAGGTAACCTCCCGTCGTTCGCGGCAACGCCGGGAGGACAGACGCACTACCAGGTGTCTCACCACCTGtcctcccaccccacccagcCCCACTACCCCCCTGAGCTCGCCTCGCCCCCTCCCCCCGACACAGACTCTGTTCTAGAGGCAGCAGTCAACAGCATCCTGGAATGTTAA
- the bicral gene encoding BRD4-interacting chromatin-remodeling complex-associated protein-like isoform X1 encodes MDDEDDRRLLDIIGDVDALNDYLHGSNSKSIGEDDVTNAAYGSDGSFFAGNTAGSNTGLKDGSSTMGEFGEDSAGAGLQLSNSLSFIEDELGAGGSPGGVDLGGEDQPFDILQKSLLEADITEQTLAQEALLDSQPAPTPVQAPVPFPSQLVSGGYGGGVGVVTTATAAFPAGQFLQGVSQLPNGSAQHIQVLGSFGAGGGVMTLSSLERTPQIVLRPGVPVTAAGAATGGQVFAPSQGQVGQVGLPFKNIPLQNIIIQRGPGGTQTLVRPIQPKPLQAGAQTVYSLGLQPTPSTMANVANANTASPGGQYTANGSIVVHSPLGQQQAQGQTNIPPGQFLLPSSLALTPASTIHNGPADPNSNALITNQNAVQIVAGQNFTATPGGQLIVNPGVVSGGQVGGAVTQTWTGFSGANPAPVQTSSAAGRLTLVGPATAGVVSRGQVSASPVQRLLVTQNQNCTSLSPLPGVATAAQEQQDYRQNSPSPALKQDSRQAQLSNLHGNKAVKTMTAVSQDSTLNSQVSAQKRPALPPLTRGGMILQKLRKDHAGVQTPDRSRFTSFDDALHKLLPYHVFQGAPPSHEEFSQVDEEFEFVATQVLKRTQAMVNKYRRLLMVEAERSSPSSEMVMIDRTFNQEERTNLTQDKRMVLVDPDGFLEDFCCGMKSGSVPDPLLSQSVSSPTWGQTGGDSSEPPYRTDSQPGFGDPGGGGGGDASVGGGLQPPHLESKSVLDLKKTQQRYGASNASNNSLIAASNYPQGNLPSFAATPGGQTHYQVSHHLSSHPTQPHYPPELASPPPPDTDSVLEAAVNSILEC; translated from the exons ATGGATGATGAGGACGATCGCCGTCTTCTGGATATTATAGG AGATGTGGATGCATTGAATGACTACCTCCACGGCTCCAACAGCAAGTCT ATTGGGGAGGATGACGTGACAAATGCAGCTTATGGGTCTGATGGATCCTTCTTTGCCGGCAACACT GCTGGCTCCAACACTGGCCTCAAAGATGGTTCCTCTACAATGGGTGAATTTGGCGAGGATTCAGCAGGGGCAGGCCTCCAGCTCTCCAACAGCCTTTCGTTCATTGAGGATGAATTGGGGGCCGGGGGCTCCCCTGGAGGGGTGGATCTTGGGGGAGAGGACCAGCCCTTCGACATCCTACAGAAGTCTCTCCTGGAGGCAGACATCACAGAGCAGACGCTGGCCCAGGAGGCCTTACTAGACTCCCAGCCTGCTCCCACCCCGGTGCAGGCACCCGttcccttcccctcccagcTGGTCTCTGGGGGTtatggagggggggtgggtgtGGTTACAACGGCAACAGCTGCGTTCCCCGCAGGCCAGTTCCTCCAAGGGGTCTCCCAGCTGCCCAATGGCTCGGCCCAGCACATCCAGGTGTTGGGTTCATTTGGGGCGGGTGGCGGGGTGATGACTCTGAGCAGCCTGGAGAGAACTCCTCAGATTGTGCTGAGGCCGGGGGTGCCCGTAACTGCAGCAGGGGCAGCAACAGGGGGGCAGGTGTTTGCCCCTTCCCAAGGGCAGGTAGGCCAAGTTGGCTTACCTTTCAAAAATATCCCCCTTCAGAACATCATCATCCAGAGAGGCCCCGGTGGGACCCAGACTCTTGTCCGACCTATCCAGCCTAAACCCCTTCAGGCTGGGGCTCAGACTGTCTACAGCCTGGGCCTTCAGCCCACTCCCTCCACCATGGCTAAtgtagctaatgctaacacCGCTAGTCCTGGGGGACAATACACAGCCAATGGATCCATCGTAGTGCACTCGCCCCTGGGGCAGCAACAAGCGCAGGGCCAGACAAATATACCACCTGGACAGTTCTTGCTGCCCAGCTCTCTGGCACTCACTCCTGCCAGCACCATCCACAACGGCCCGGCTGACCCCAACTCTAATGCCCTCATTACCAATCAGAACGCAGTGCAGATTGTTGCGGGGCAGAACTTCACGGCAACACCAGGAGGCCAGCTGATTGTGAATCCGGGTGTGGTCAGTGGCGGTCAGGTTGGAGGGGCTGTGACCCAAACATGGACAGGTTTTTCTGGTGCAAACCCCGCCCCTGTCCAGACGTCATCCGCTGCCGGGCGACTGACTCTGGTTGGCCCAGCGACTGCGGGGGTCGTGAGTCGAGGCCAAGTGTCAGCTAGCCCTGTGCAGCGCCTCCTAGTGACCCAGAATCAGAACTGCACTTCTCTATCCCCTTTGCCTGGTGTTGCTACAGCGGCGCAGGAACAACAAGACTACAGACAG aattcTCCATCGCCTGCCCTCAAACAGGACAGCCGACAGGCACAGCTCAGCAACCTCCATGGTAACAAAG CTGTGAAAACCATGACAGCTGTCAGCCAAGATTCAACGCTAAACTCGCAG GTCAGTGCACAGAAGAGGCCAGCCCTTCCACCACTTACCAGAGGAGGAAT GATTTTGCAGAAGTTGAGGAAGGATCATGCTGGAGTTCAGACCCCAGATCGCAGCCGATTCACCTCATTCGACGATGCATTGCACAAACTCCTCCCCTACCACGTGTTCCAGGGGGCTCCGCCCAGCCACGAAGAGTTCTCACAGG TGGATGAGGAATTTGAGTTTGTGGCAACTCAGGTGCTGAAGAGAACACAGGCCATGGTGAACAAATACAGACGACTACTGATGGTGGAAGCTGAG CGCTCCAGCCCATCATCAGAAATGGTGATGATTGACAGGACCTTCAACCAAGAGGAGCGCACCAACCTGACACAGGACAAACGCATGGTACTAGTAGATCCAG ACGGTTTCCTGGAGGACTTCTGTTGTGGGATGAAATCCGGCTCTGTCCCGGATCCTCTCCTTTCTCAATCTGTGTCCAGCCCTACTTGGGGACAGACAGGGGGGGACTCCTCAGAGCCGCCCTACAGGACAGACTCCCAGCCCGGGTTTGGAGACcctggagggggtgggggaggagatgCAAGCGTAGGGGGTGGGCTCCAACCTCCACACTTAGAAAGCAAGAGCGTCCTGGACCTGAAGAAGACCCAGCAACGCTACGGGGCCAGCAACGCTAGCAACAACAGCCTCATCGCCGCCAGCAATTATCCCCAAGGTAACCTCCCGTCGTTCGCGGCAACGCCGGGAGGACAGACGCACTACCAGGTGTCTCACCACCTGtcctcccaccccacccagcCCCACTACCCCCCTGAGCTCGCCTCGCCCCCTCCCCCCGACACAGACTCTGTTCTAGAGGCAGCAGTCAACAGCATCCTGGAATGTTAA
- the prph2a gene encoding peripherin-2a, which yields MALMKVKFDLKKRVKLAQMVWFMYWFSVMAGVLVFSMGLFFKIELRKRSELMDNNESHFLPNLLIGVGLIACGVNAFGGKVCYDSLDPSKFGKWKPMLKPFLMACVGFNALLFLTALLCFMMRIPLQFTLAEGLKNSMKFYKDTDTPGRCYMKRTLDLMQMEFRCCGNDNYRDWFEIQWVSNRYLDFGAKEVKDRIGSNVDGQYLMDGVPFSCCNPSSPRPCIQLQMTNNSAHYSYDHYTEELNIWKSGCRDAMLSYYGGMMNTIGALVLLVTMLEVAVTVGLQYVNTSLSTLANPEDPESESEGWILEKTVKETFSDIMANMKAMGKGNQVDEGGEAAVATVS from the exons ATGGCTTTGATGAAGGTCAAGTTTGATCTGAAAAAGCGAGTGAAGCTCGCCCAGATGGTCTGGTTCATGTACTGGTTCTCTGTGATGGCCGGTGTGCTGGTGTTCAGCATGGGCCTGTTCTTTAAGATCGAGCTGCGTAAACGCTCAGAACTCATGGACAACAACGAGAGCCACTTCTTGCCCAACCTGCTCATAGGTGTGGGTCTAATAGCCTGTGGCGTGAACGCCTTTGGAGGCAAAGTCTGCTACGACTCCCTGGACCCTTCCAAGTTTGGAAAGTGGAAACCCATGTTGAAGCCCTTTTTGATGGCCTGTGTGGGGTTCAACGCCTTACTATTTCTGACGGCCCTACTGTGTTTCATGATGAGGATCCCTCTGCAGTTCACCCTGGCTGAGGGGCTGAAGAACAGCATGAAGTTCTACAAGGACACGGACACACCGGGACGCTGCTACATGAAGAGGACCCTGGACCTGATGCAGATGGAGTTCCGTTGCTGCGGAAACGACAACTACAGAGATTGGTTTGAGATTCAGTGGGTTAGCAACCGCTACCTGGACTTCGGCGCAAAGGAGGTCAAAGA CCGCATCGGCAGCAACGTGGACGGCCAGTACCTGATGGACGGGGTCCCGTTCAGCTGCTGCAACCCCAGCTCCCCCCGGCCCTGCATCCAGCTCCAGATGACCAACAACTCGGCCCACTACAGCTACGACCACTACACCGAGGAGCTCAACATTTGGAAGAGCGGCTGCCGCGATGCCATGCTGTCTTACTATGGAGGCATGATGAACACCATCGGAGCCCTGGTGCTGCTGGTTACTATGCTGGAG GTTGCTGTGACGGTGGGCCTGCAGTATGTGAACACCTCCCTGTCCACCCTGGCTAACCCAGAGGACccagagagtgagagcgagggCTGGATCCTGGAGAAGACAGTGAAGGAGACATTCAGTGACATCATGGCCAACATGAAGGCCATGGGCAAAGGCAACCAGGTCGATGAGGGGGGTGAGGCGGCAGTTGCCACGGTGAGCTGA